The genomic region AAGGATTGTTGGGCTTAGAAGTAGAATATGATGAATATTTAACGGGAACGAATGGTTCTATAGATTACTATATGGATGCGAAAGGGAATAATTTAGATATGTATGCTAGTGATTATATTGCCCCACAAGAGGGTTATACATTACAATTAACAATTGATAGTGATATACAAGATGTTGTGGAAAGAGAGTTAAATAATGCTTATGATACATATAATCCTGATAGTATATGGGCGATTGCAATGGATCCTCAGACTGGAGAAATACTAGCAATGTCATCAAAACCAGATTTTGATCCAAATGATTATCAAAATAGTAGTGAAGAAATATATAACCAAAACACACCTATTTTTCGTACGTATGAGCCCGGATCTACTTTTAAGATATTAACTTTTGGGGCTGCATTAAATGAAGGTTTATTTGATATGGATGAAGATACTTATTATGATATAGGGTATGAATATGTAGGTGGGACTAAAATTAGTTCTTGGAAAGAAGGGGGACATGGTCTACAAACCTATCGAGAAGTTTTGCAAAATTCTTCGAATCCGGGTTTTGTGCATATTGGTCAAATGCTTGGGAAAGATAATTTATATAATTATATTGTTGATTTTGGTTTAACAACAAAAACGGGAATTGACTTACCAGGAGAATCAACGGGTATTATGTTTGATTATGATAATTTTAATGAGTTGGAACAGGCTACTGTTGCTTTTGGACAAGGGATATCTATTACAGCTATTCAATTAGTAACAGCAGTCAGTGCAGCTATTAATGGTGGGACTTTATATACACCTTATATTGTGAATGCTATTATTGATCCTACTACAAACGAAACACTTTTCCAAAATAGTCCTACGATTGTAACAGAAAATATTGTTTCAAAAGAGACATCGGAGTTATTGTTAGATGCTTTAGAAACAGTGGTTAGTGATGGAGGAGGTAAGAATGCTTATATTGATGGTTATCGGATAGGTGGTAAAACAGGAACAGCTCAAAAGGTAGAAGATGGTCAATATATGGAGGGGGAATATATTTTATCTTTTATTGGTATTGCACCTGTTGATGATCCACAAATTGTATTATATATTGCGATGGATAACCCTAAAAACTGTATTCAATATGGGGGTACTACAGTTGCCCCGATTGCTAGAAATATGTTTTTAGATATTTTGCCTATCTTAGAAATAGAACAAGTAGAAGAACAAATTCCTAAAGTAAGTGTATATGGGGACACTGAAATGGTTGAAGTACCTCAATATATTGGTTTAGATAAAAGTGAAGTTACGAATACACAATTAACTTTTGAGTTTATTGGTACAGGTGATACTGTTATTGATCAGTTACCAAGATATGGGAGTAGTGTGGAGGTTGGATCAACGGTGGTTATTATGTTGGGTGATGTTTAAAAAACTTCTATGCCAGCTTATTTGACAATATTTAATATTTATTATATGATTGAGTCAAATTATATTAAAGGAGATTTGTAGAGAAAGTGGACCCGAGCGAGACCCAAGTTTTAAATATTGTTTTATTTGTTATTTTATTAATTTTTTCAGGAGTTTTTTCATGCACGGAAACAGCGTTATTATCTGTTAATAAAATTCGTATCCGTACATTAGCACAAGAGGGAAATAAGAAAGCGAAATTAGTTGAAAAGTTGTTATCAAATAGTGATCGTTTATTTAGTTCTATTTTAGTGGGAAATAACTTAGTGAATATTGGAGCATCTTCCTTAACAACGGCTGTAGTTATTGGGATGTTTGGTGATTCAGCACAAATGGTTGCTTATGCAACAGGTTTTGTAACGTTATGTATTTTAATATTTGGTGAGATTACACCAAAAACATTTGCTACAAGACATGCTGATACGATTGCTTTATCAATATCTGGATTTATTAATTTTGTATATATTATATTTACACCAATTGTTATTGTCTTAAATATTGTAACAGGTTTTATCATTCGCCTGATGGGGGCAGATAACGATAATGGACCAACGATGACAGAAGAAGAATTAAAAACCATTGTTACTGTTGGCCATGAAGAAGGTGTATTAGAAGAACAAGAAAAAGAAATGCTTCATAATGTGTTCGAATTTGGGGATACGGAAATTAAAGAAATTATGACTCCTAGAGTTCATGTTGAAAGTATTGGTGATGATTGTACTTATGGTGAACTTAAGGAAATATATAAAAGTGGACAATATTCAAGATATCCTGTTCACAGTGAATCATTTGATGAAATTGTAGGGGTTTTAAATATTAAAG from Tannockella kyphosi harbors:
- a CDS encoding hemolysin family protein encodes the protein MDPSETQVLNIVLFVILLIFSGVFSCTETALLSVNKIRIRTLAQEGNKKAKLVEKLLSNSDRLFSSILVGNNLVNIGASSLTTAVVIGMFGDSAQMVAYATGFVTLCILIFGEITPKTFATRHADTIALSISGFINFVYIIFTPIVIVLNIVTGFIIRLMGADNDNGPTMTEEELKTIVTVGHEEGVLEEQEKEMLHNVFEFGDTEIKEIMTPRVHVESIGDDCTYGELKEIYKSGQYSRYPVHSESFDEIVGVLNIKDLLFFDGSKEEFSVKDHLREPFVVYEFNQISDVFASMRKEHATLAVVLDEYGVMAGIVTFEDIVEEIVGEIDDEYDDEKEETITQVSENEYLVVGTLSLNDVNDEIDTNFESEDFESIGGLVLGQFSGVPEVDDQIILDEAIFKIVEMHKNRIEKLLVTLVKKEEDEE
- a CDS encoding penicillin-binding transpeptidase domain-containing protein — encoded protein: MFEITKRKLNKVLCGAIIIAVFIVIKCVYVQIIDFQFIYDNALELWQRSFPVEANRGEIIDIDGEVLATSLTTTSLVVIPSQIQDIAYTADKLSTILGVDVEVLVEKLSKNVSIERISPEGRQLEDDVAMQIDRLKLAGVYLIKDSLRYYPNSNYLSHCLGFVGIDNQGLLGLEVEYDEYLTGTNGSIDYYMDAKGNNLDMYASDYIAPQEGYTLQLTIDSDIQDVVERELNNAYDTYNPDSIWAIAMDPQTGEILAMSSKPDFDPNDYQNSSEEIYNQNTPIFRTYEPGSTFKILTFGAALNEGLFDMDEDTYYDIGYEYVGGTKISSWKEGGHGLQTYREVLQNSSNPGFVHIGQMLGKDNLYNYIVDFGLTTKTGIDLPGESTGIMFDYDNFNELEQATVAFGQGISITAIQLVTAVSAAINGGTLYTPYIVNAIIDPTTNETLFQNSPTIVTENIVSKETSELLLDALETVVSDGGGKNAYIDGYRIGGKTGTAQKVEDGQYMEGEYILSFIGIAPVDDPQIVLYIAMDNPKNCIQYGGTTVAPIARNMFLDILPILEIEQVEEQIPKVSVYGDTEMVEVPQYIGLDKSEVTNTQLTFEFIGTGDTVIDQLPRYGSSVEVGSTVVIMLGDV